One region of Sulfuriroseicoccus oceanibius genomic DNA includes:
- a CDS encoding nitroreductase family protein, translating to MADTVPLQFSRLSDDEMRSRASEFSDHLRQRRTVRDFSADPIPDGVLDACLLAAGSAPNGANLQPWHFAVVRSPDVKRRIREAAEEEEREFYGGRAPQEWLDTLAHLGTNAEKPFLETAPALIAVFQQSKTTDEQGRESKTYYPKESVGLATGFLIAALHQAGLATLTHTPSPMNFLNEILKRPATEKPFLLLVVGYPAENCRVPDIKKKPLDEIRSVH from the coding sequence ATGGCCGACACCGTTCCTCTTCAATTTTCCCGCCTCTCCGATGACGAGATGCGTTCCCGTGCCAGTGAGTTTTCAGACCATCTGCGTCAGCGCCGAACGGTTCGTGACTTTTCGGCGGATCCGATTCCAGACGGGGTGCTTGATGCGTGCTTGTTGGCAGCAGGCAGCGCGCCAAATGGAGCCAACTTACAACCGTGGCACTTCGCTGTGGTGCGGAGTCCGGATGTGAAGCGTCGCATCCGCGAGGCGGCCGAGGAAGAGGAGCGTGAGTTCTACGGTGGCCGTGCACCTCAGGAGTGGCTCGATACGCTGGCGCATCTCGGAACCAATGCCGAGAAACCATTTTTGGAGACGGCCCCGGCATTGATCGCGGTTTTCCAGCAAAGCAAGACCACCGATGAGCAGGGGAGGGAGAGCAAGACCTATTACCCCAAGGAGTCTGTTGGTTTGGCGACAGGCTTTCTCATAGCCGCGCTCCACCAGGCTGGACTCGCAACGCTCACTCACACGCCCAGCCCGATGAACTTTCTCAACGAAATCCTCAAGCGTCCAGCTACAGAGAAGCCGTTCTTACTCCTCGTTGTTGGCTATCCGGCGGAGAACTGCCGCGTGCCGGACATCAAGAAGAAGCCTCTCGATGAGATTCGTTCGGTGCATTGA
- a CDS encoding pectate lyase, with amino-acid sequence MPPSPKQFSKLTARRTALAVVAGAAAVYALAHISSTGGGFSNHTGDAPPPAALHVPEATRDVVVTDTIFINRGRHVDFQGIRLIPMDLGDGSQREDQRPVIELASGASVSNVIIAAPGADGIHCYGDNTLENVVFEDVGEDAVTVKGPRVTWQHGGARNAEDKVVQMNHQGPFIGRNLVLEDFGRGVRGNGMRRYQRTPFEIELHNVRATNGTSLVKLTSKGSRAKLRNVVTWGVTHVARVSNGASVDHEATIKY; translated from the coding sequence GTGCCTCCATCGCCCAAACAATTCAGCAAACTTACAGCCCGCCGGACCGCCCTCGCCGTTGTCGCGGGAGCGGCTGCAGTCTACGCCCTCGCCCACATCAGCTCGACCGGTGGTGGATTCTCCAACCACACTGGCGACGCCCCTCCCCCTGCTGCACTACACGTCCCCGAAGCCACCCGCGACGTCGTCGTCACCGACACGATATTCATCAATCGCGGCCGCCACGTGGACTTCCAAGGGATACGGCTCATCCCGATGGACCTTGGCGACGGCAGCCAAAGAGAAGACCAACGTCCGGTGATCGAACTAGCAAGCGGCGCTTCAGTGAGCAATGTCATCATTGCCGCCCCCGGCGCCGATGGGATCCACTGCTACGGCGACAACACACTCGAAAATGTGGTTTTCGAGGACGTAGGAGAAGATGCTGTAACAGTGAAAGGCCCGCGGGTGACGTGGCAACATGGAGGTGCCCGCAATGCGGAAGACAAGGTCGTCCAGATGAACCACCAAGGACCGTTCATCGGCCGCAACCTGGTCTTAGAAGACTTTGGCAGAGGCGTGCGAGGCAACGGAATGCGCCGCTACCAACGCACACCATTCGAAATAGAGTTACACAACGTGCGCGCGACAAACGGCACCTCGCTGGTAAAGCTCACCTCAAAAGGAAGCCGCGCAAAACTTCGCAACGTGGTGACTTGGGGCGTCACCCATGTCGCACGAGTCTCCAATGGAGCGAGCGTGGATCACGAAGCCACCATCAAGTATTGA
- a CDS encoding pectate lyase, which translates to MRIPSINLRHLSLAALLTLISGSLAIEAADEHDGPRMSTKREHPVKLSIPKPTRDIIVTKPIIIGKGEHRDFEGARLIAKGLGDGSQREGQRPVLALLRGASVSNLIIGKPGADGIYCVGDNLLKNVYFEDVGEDALTIKGGPVIWDGGGARKAEDKIVQMNHKGPFIGRNLIFEDFGRAVRGNGAKKHRNTPFKIELYHVRAVNGGSLVKITSKGSRAKLDDVVTWDVRNLVSKSNGAKSDQGEVYKY; encoded by the coding sequence TTGCGCATCCCATCCATCAACCTCCGCCATCTCAGTCTCGCCGCATTGCTCACTCTGATCTCCGGATCGCTGGCCATTGAGGCCGCCGACGAACACGATGGCCCACGGATGTCCACCAAGCGCGAACATCCGGTCAAACTGAGCATCCCCAAACCCACCCGCGACATCATCGTCACCAAGCCGATCATCATTGGCAAAGGCGAACACCGCGACTTCGAAGGCGCACGACTGATCGCCAAAGGGCTCGGCGACGGCAGCCAACGCGAGGGCCAGCGCCCTGTGCTTGCCTTGCTGCGCGGGGCTTCGGTCAGCAACCTCATCATCGGCAAACCCGGCGCCGATGGGATCTACTGCGTCGGCGACAACCTGCTCAAGAACGTCTACTTCGAAGACGTCGGAGAAGACGCCCTCACCATCAAAGGCGGCCCCGTCATCTGGGACGGTGGCGGCGCCCGCAAAGCCGAAGACAAGATCGTCCAAATGAACCACAAAGGACCATTCATCGGACGCAACCTGATCTTCGAAGACTTCGGCAGAGCTGTGCGCGGCAACGGCGCGAAAAAGCACCGCAACACACCCTTCAAGATCGAGCTCTACCACGTCCGCGCAGTGAACGGCGGCTCGTTGGTCAAGATCACCTCGAAAGGCAGCCGCGCAAAATTGGATGACGTCGTCACGTGGGACGTCCGCAACTTGGTTAGCAAATCCAACGGTGCCAAATCCGACCAGGGCGAGGTCTACAAGTACTGA